A single window of Excalfactoria chinensis isolate bCotChi1 chromosome 13, bCotChi1.hap2, whole genome shotgun sequence DNA harbors:
- the SLC4A9 gene encoding LOW QUALITY PROTEIN: anion exchange protein 4 (The sequence of the model RefSeq protein was modified relative to this genomic sequence to represent the inferred CDS: inserted 1 base in 1 codon), which produces MRAEAPGPASTATAVQPGQGDSAAGSSELLHTVISHSIFSSSTSAAAERISAILQQEELGDRKSPLLFVQLNELLSTAAGPAWRETARWIKFEEKVEDGGERWSIPHVPALRLHSLFELRTCLQEGTVLLDLGAHSFKEIIEKAVCAQPEVWEPELQDCLADLLLRQPLHRTTVSPLRVLTELSLTPCRGKARSCPEPTTHFSETPLKEQLRNQFKKKLLPGAEVASVLVGEVDFLKKPFPVFIRLREAVTLGSLTEVAFPSRFLFILLGPQAKAKAYHEIGRAMATLLTDELFQRIAWQAKHQEDLIAGLDEFLDELAVLPPGKWDPSDRIPPPRCLSSPDKRISMHLRERKSHCNGNRTAAKDRPSPAHLHTSEELERTGRLFGGLIRDIRRKARWYRSDFSDAMHIQCLSAVLYIYLATITNAITFGGMLGDATANMQGVLESFLGTAFTGSIFCLFSGQPLTILSSTGPVLVFERLLFSFSEDYGLDYLEFRLWIGLWVAFFGLVLVATEASHLVQYFTRFTEEGFCALISLIFIYDSLKKMLSLAEAFPINWHYRADDVTLYSCTCNLSGPGNASASNSTLSPPATALQQPSAALATLSRAQCLSRGGHLLGTSCHYVPDIALLSFLLFGGTFLCCTMLKHFKSSRYFPTGLRKLVSDFSIILAILIFCAVDAALGLETPKLLVPSELKPTNPMRGWIVFPFGANPWWICLASVVPAILVTILIFMDQQITAVILNRKEYKLQKGAGFHLDFLCVSLLMIVTSVMGLPWYVSATVISLAHMESLRKESTASAPGEQPEFLGIREQRLTGLVVFILTGVSVFLAPILKYIPMPVLYGVFLHMGVVALNSIQFTDRVRLLLMPAKHQPDHLYLRHVPLCRVHLFTFIQLLCLAVLWVIKSTAAAIVFPVMLLALVGIRKALECIFSLHDLSWLDNIMPASASKEAEGKLQRKQEEQESYADEEVGDFLGAALFCSCPQGLHSAGAAPVWGTRQEQPKAPVQGARSRWNGTRAAVLASXEQLWEHGQQQGWAVGSAHAAPQRFPAGRSSDGAQAELARPGPAARLAPSADTRLGRPSPPRCSGVRTRPSLRSAPGSGLQPRSCPGPDFGLRVPRPVSRRWIAKVARMMTADRRQNKRRFAPHCFSRLFCWGKTALRPDSARTPGTRVALTEATWLSGCREGGAVGGVSDSARGQ; this is translated from the exons aTGAGAGCAGAAGCACCGGGGCCAGCCAGCACGGCTACAGCTGTGCAGCCCGGGCAGGGGGACTCTGCAGCCggcagctctgagctcctcCACACAGTGATCAGCCATAGCATCTTCTCATCAAGcacctctgcagcagctgagcgCATCAGTGCTatcctgcagcaggaagagctggggGACCGAAAGTCCCCACTGCTGTTCGTCCAGCTCAATGAGCTGCTCAGCACCGCGGCAGGCCCGGCATGGAGAGAGACAGCTAG GTGGATTAAATTTGAGGAGAAGGTGGAAGATGGAGGGGAGCGCTGGAGCATACCCCACGTTCCAGCACTCCGCCTGCACAGCCTCTTTGAGCTGAGGACATGCCTGCAGGAGGGGACGGTGCTGCTGGATCTGGGTGCCCACAGTTTCAAGGAAATAATCG AGAAAGCAGTCTGTGCGCAgcctgaggtgtgggagcctGAGCTGCAGGACTGCCTGGCAGATTTGCTGCTCCGCCAGCCGCTGCACCGAACCACCGTGTCCCCACTGCGTGTGCTCACAGAGCTCAGCCTTACTCCCTGCAGAG gGAAGGCCAGATCCTGCCCTGAGCCCACAACCCACTTCTCAGAAACACCTCTCAAGGAGCAG CTGAGAAACCAATTTAAGAAGAAGCTCCTGCCAGGGGCTGAAGTAGCCAGTGTTCTTGTTGGGGAAGTCGACTTCCTGAAGAAGCCGTTTCCTGTCTTCATTCGCTTAAGAGAGGCCGTGACCCTTGGCTCACTGACTGAAGTTGCCTTCCCCAGCAG GTTTCTTTTCATTCTACTGGGTCCCCAAGCCAAAGCGAAAGCCTACCATGAGATTGGAAGGGCTATGGCCACACTGCTGACAGATGAG CTCTTCCAAAGGATTGCCTGGCAGGCTAAGCACCAAGAAGACCTTATTGCAGGGCTTGATGAGTTTTTGGATGAACTGGCTGTGCTTCCTCCTGGAAAATGGGACCCCAGTGACCGAATTCCTCCACCGCGTTGCCTGTCATCCCCAGACAAGAG GATCTCCATGCACCTGCGGGAGCGGAAATCTCACTGCAATGGGAACAGAACTGCTGCCAAAGACAGGCCTAGCCCAGCCCACCTGCATACCAGTGAGGAGCTGGAGAGGACAGGAAG gctcTTTGGGGGGTTGATCCGAGACATCCGAAGGAAGGCGCGTTGGTACCGCAGTGATTTCTCTGATGCCATGCACATCCAGTGCCTCTCAGCAGTTCTCTACATCTACCTGGCGACAATCACCAATGCCATCACCTTTGGGGGCATGCTGGGGGATGCAACGGCCAACATGCAG GGTGTGCTGGAGAGCTTCCTGGGCACCGCCTTCACTGGCTCCatcttctgcctcttctctgGCCAACCCCTGACCATCCTGAGCAGCACAGGCCCAGTTCTGGTCTTTGAGCgtctcctcttctccttcaGCGA GGACTATGGTCTGGACTACCTGGAGTTTCGCCTTTGGATTGGGCTCTGGGTGGCCTTTTTTGGCTTGGTTTTGGTGGCCACTGAAGCAAGTCACCTGGTGCAGTACTTCACCCGCTTCACTGAGGAAGGCTTCTGTGCCCTCATAAGTCTGATCTTCATCTATGACTCTCTAAAGAAGATGCTGAGCCTGGCAGAAGCCTTCCCCATCAACTGGCACTACCGGGCTGATGATGTGACCTTGTACAGCTGCACCTGCAACTTGTCAGGCCCAG GCAACGCCTCAGCAAGCAACAGCACGCTGTCTCCTCCAGctacagccctgcagcag CCTTCTGCAGCCTTGGCCACACTGAGCAGGGCCCAGTGCCTGAGCCGAGGAGGCCACCTCCTGGGGACCAGCTGCCACTATGTGCCAGACATTGCCCTTCTGTCCTTCCTCCTATTTGGAGGcaccttcctctgctgcacCATGCTCAAGCACTTCAAGAGCAGCCGCTACTTCCCCACAGGG CTTCGGAAGCTGGTGAGTGACTTCTCCATCATCCTGGCTATCCTCATCTTCTGTGCCGTCGATGCAGCCCTTGGCCTGGAGACCCCCAAGCTCCTGGTTCCCAGCGAGCTGAAG CCCACAAATCCCATGAGGGGCTGGATCGTCTTCCCCTTTGGAGCCAACCCCTGGTGGATCTGCCTGGCATCTGTGGTGCCTGCCATTCTCGTTACCATCCTCATTTTCATGGACCAGCAGATCACAGCTGTCATTCTTAACCGCAAGGAGTACAAGCTGCAG AAAGGGGCAGGCTTTCACCTGGACTTCCTTTGCGTCTCACTCCTGATGATCGTCACCTCTGTGATGGGCCTCCCTTGGTATGTGTCAGCCACTGTCATCTCCCTGGCACACATGGAGAGCCTCAGGAAGGAGAGCACTGCCTCAGCTCCAGGGGAGCAGCCCGAGTTCCTGGGCATCAG ggagcagaggctgaccgGCCTAGTGGTCTTCATCCTGACTGGAGTCTCTGTCTTCCTGGCACCCATTCTCAAG TACATCCCGATGCCGGTGCTGTATGGGGTCTTTCTGCACATGGGAGTGGTGGCTCTGAACAGCATCCAG TTCACAGACCGAGTGAGGCTGCTTCTGATGCCTGCAAAGCACCAGCCAGATCACCTCTACCTCCGCCATGTGCCACTGTGCCGGGTGCATCTCTTCACCTTCATCCAGCTGCTGTGCCTGGCTGTGCTCTGGGTCATCAAGTCCACCGCAGCTGCCATTGTTTTCCCAGTGATG CTGCTGGCCCTGGTGGGGATCCGGAAGGCGCTTGAGTGCATCTTCTCCCTGCATGACCTGAGCTGGCTGGACAACATTATGCCTGCATCAGCCAGTaaggaagcagaagggaaactgcaaaggaagcaggaggagcaggaaagcTACGCTGATGAAGAGGTGGGTGATTTCCTGGGAGCTGCGCTCTTTTGCAGCTGTCCCCAAGGACTCCACAGTGCAGGGGCTGCGCCTGTCTGGGGTACGCG GCAGGAACAGCCGAAAGCCCCAGTGCAAGGTGCCAGATCCAGATGGAACGGCACCAGGGCTGCGGTGCTGGCGT GGGAGCAGCTATGGGAGCACggacagcagcagggctgggccgTGGGCTCAGCACACGCTGCACCGCAGCGATTCCCGGCG GGCCGCAGCTCGGACGGGGCACAAGCAGAGttggcccggcccggccctgctGCTCGCCTCGCACCCAGCGCTGACACGAGGCTGGGCCGCCCGTCACCTCCGCGCTGCAGCGGGGTCCGAACCCGCCCCTCGCTCCGCTCTGCGCCGGGCTCCGGGCTCCAGCCCCGCTCCTGTCCCGGCCCGGATTTCGGCCTGCGGGTGCCGCGCCCGGTGTCACGGCGGTGGATCGCCAAAGTCGCGCGGATGATGACAGCTGACCGGCGTCAGAATAAACGGCGCTTTGCCCCGCACTGTTTCTCCCGGCTCTTTTGCTGGGGGAAAACCGCGCTCCGGCCGGACTCAGCCCGCACGCCGGGCACGCGCGTGGCACTGACAGAGGCCACGTGGCTGAGCGGGTGCCGTGAGGGCGGGGCGGTGGGCGGCGTGAGTGACAGCGCGCGGGGCCAATAG